CTTGCATCGGCGCGCGATGCGAAAGATGCGAGATCCCCGCCATCTATGAACGCTAGCGCGCCGCGGATGCTGCTGGCGCAAACCGGCGACACAGTCTCCCTGGCTGCGGAAACCCACTCCCCTCCGCCTCTTCTCGCTGGCCGTTGACGACGGCCAGGAGGCCCTTGGTCAATGGGCGGCGTTGTACGGGTTCGCACGCATGACTGCCAACAAACGTTTGGTTACCGTTGTCGCAGGGATAGGAAAAAAAGAGATCAAATGGCAATTGCTCAGGCCGAGTTGCTGCGCGCTGCTCAACGGCAACCAGTTATCAAATCGCAGGTCCGCGCCGGTCTTCAGAAGACCGCCTTCCTGTGTCACAGCCACCGAGACGAGAAGCTGGCTGAGGGCCTGCAGTCCCTGCTTGCCGAGCAAGGCGTGCAGCTTTACATCGACTGGAAAGACGCGTCGATGCCGCCCGAACCCAATCGGGAGACTGCCGCGCGCATCCAGCAACGCATCAAGTCCTGCGACTGGTTCCTGTTTCTGGCAACGGCCAACTCGATGGCCTCGCGCTGGTGCCCCTGGGAGCTGGGATATGCCGACGGCCAGAAGCAGCCGGACCGGATTGCCGTCGTGCAAACGTCCGACTCCTCGACGACGCATGGCAACGAGTACATGCAGCTCTATCGACGTGTCGACTCGAATAACGCCGGTCAACTGCTCTGGCTCCCCGCTGGCGGCAATCAGGGTCAGTTCGTTCGCAGCGTGCCGTTCCTGTAGGAGCGGGCCATGGCGCTTTATCAATGCCTGGTTCTGGGCTCGCCGACCGCTGCGCAGACTGCAGCGTTTGCGGCCACCTTCGATGACTGCCTAGGCCTGTTCGGTCTGGTGCGAGGTCGCGACTACACGATCGATCGCGGCATCTCGGCTGATTTCAGCGCCAGCACGGCCACAGTGGCCGTCTTCTTTGGCGCCGACGGTGCTGGCTACCCCGAAGCTGATCGCCTCAAGCGGCTGGGCGTGCCCGTTGTGCCGGTGGTCAGTAGCGCTGCTCGCGTCAGCGCGGAGTTGCCGGCGGAGCTTCGGGGCATCAACGCAATGTTCCACGACGCGGCCGATACAAACCTGCGCCGAGTCGTCACGGCGGCGTTGCAGTGCTTGGGCCTGCTACCCGCCCAGCGCCGCGTCTTCGTCAGCTACCGCCGAGAAGAATCTGCGGACGTTGCGCTGCAGCTCTATGAAGCGCTGTCCGCGCGCCACTTCGATGTGTTCCTGGACACGCATTCGGTCTCAGTCGCTGCCGACTTCCAGGCGGCGCTTTGGCATCGGCTGTGCGACTCAGACGTGTTGATCATGCTAGACACGCCCGGCTACTTCAGCAGCCGGTGGACAACGGCCGAATGGGGACGCGCTATCGCCAAGCACATCTCCATGCTCCAGTTGGTGTGGCCGGCTCACACGCCAGCGCGCGAATCGAACCTAGCGACCTCCAAGAAGCTGGCCGACGTCGACTTCGACGGCTCGCGCCTGACGGCCGCCGTAGTCAGCGAAGTCGCGCTCGAACTGGAGCGCGTGCGAAGCGTCAGCGTGGCGCTGCGGCACTCCAACATGGTCGGCACGCTGCGCTCCGCGATCGAAGATCTCGGAGGCAGTGTGGAAGGTGTGGGCCAGAAGCGTTCGGTGCTCCTGAAGCTGCCGTCGGGTAATTCGCTGGTGGCCTATCCCGTGGTCGGTGTGCCCACCTCCCTGGATGTGCACGACTGCATCGACCTGAGCGACTCGCGCGCCGCGGCGGTGGTCTACGACCACCTGGGCATCAGCGAGGAATGGCGGCGCCACCTGGACTGGCTTGCTGCTCGCGTTGGCGCCGTCAAGTGGCTGCGAAGTCGCGAAGCCGACTGGCAGCTGGCCGACATCGAGCTCTAAGCCGTGGGCGCGATCTTTCTTTCTGCCAGCGTCCCGACCCGGGCGCCCTACGACGCGGACTGCCGCCCCCAGGAGATTCAAGCTGCCATCAATGCGTTGGCGCTGGTGGTGTTGGGCCGCAAAAAGCTTGTCTGGGGCGGGCATCCCGCCATCACGCCGCTGCTGTGGTCAGCTGCGCAAGCGGTTGGCGTCGAATGCACCGAGGCGGTGGAGCTGTTTCAGTCGCGGCTGTTCGAGAAGGTACTCCCGGCCGAGAACAAGCACTTTGCCCACGTGACGATGGTCGATGCCGTTGGAACGGACCAAGAGGCCAGCCTGCTCGCCATGCGCAAGGCCATGCTCGCGTCGACGACGTTCGAAGCAGCGGTGTTCATTGGCGGGATGCACGGCATCCTCGATGAACACAAGCTGTTCACCCAGTATTGGCCCGATGCGGTCTGCATCCCCATCGCACAGACCGGCGGCGCTACTGCCCAGCTCGCCGACCAACTTCAGTTCAAGCCCCCTGAAGACCTGGCGCCACTGGATTTCGTTGCGCTGCTGTACCGCGGCCTGGGCATCCGCCCCAGCCAAAAGCGCAAAACCCATCTAGATCAGAGAGGAAACCATGGCACGAGTTCCGGTGTTCTATAGCTTTCATTTCGACAACGACGTCATGCGGGTGCAGCAGATCCGCCAGATGGGCATGATCGACGGCGATGAACCGGTCTCCAAGAACGACTGGGAGACCGTCAAGCGCAGCGGCGCGGGCGCCATCGAGCGCTGGATCGACGACAACATGAAATACAAGCGCTGCGTGGTCGTGCTGATCGGCACCGATACCCACTCACGGCCGTGGGTGAAGCATGAGATCAGAAAGGCCTGGGCGGACAAACGCGGCCTGCTGGGCATTCGCATCCACAACCTGAAGTGCCCGAACCAAGGAACGTGCGCTAAGGGCACCAACCCGTTCGACCAATTCAACTTCCACGACGGTAGCGGCCGCGTCGTTGTTCCGCCGGTCTACGACCCGCCGGCGCACGACGCCTATAACCACATCAAGAACAACCTAGCGGCCTGGGTCGAGGACGCCATCGCCCGCCGCCAATAGTCCAGCGATCGTGAGCGCGATGTCCGACTCGCCCAACAAGCACAAGCACCTGGAGTTCATTCAGGCAGCCATCGGCCGGATGGCAGGCAACCTGTTCCTGCTCAAGGGTTGGAGCATCACGCTGATCGCGGCGCTGTTTGCCTTGGCTGCCAAGGATGCGAAGCAGGGCTACATCCTGATCGCCTACTTCCCGCTGATCATCTTTTGGGCCCTGGACGGCTACTTCCTCTGCATGGAGCGCCGCTTCCGGGCGCTGTACGACCACGTCCGGCAGCTCAAGGAGGAGGACATCGACTTCTCCATGGACACCGGACCCTACAAAGGCGAGCTGCGAAACAGCTGGGCAGCGGCAATGCTGTCGCGAACCTTGTTCGTCTACTACGCCGGCCTTGCCGTCGTCATGATCGTGCTGGCCATCTGCATCCGCTAGCCCACTTCCTAGAGGTCACCAGGAACTGAGGGGAGAGACAAGCATGGCACGGCGCTGTTTTTTCAGCTTCGACTACCAGGACGTCGCCGACTTCCGCGCGAACGTCGTGCGCAACCACAACGTTCTCAAGGATGGTAACGGCGGCTTCTTCGATGCGTCGATCTGGGAGGAAGCCAAGACCAAGGGCGATGCGGCGCTGAAGAGGCTTATCGACGAGGCCTTGGAGAACACCACCGCGACGGCGGTGCTGATCGGGACGGGCACCCATTCGAGACGCTGGGTCCAGTACGAGATCATGAAGAGCATCCAGCGCGGGAACCGCCTACTCGGCATCCACATCAACGGCATTCGCGATCGCACTGGCAATTCGCTGCCGTTGGGCCACGACCCTTTCGACCACCTCGCGCTGCAGATCAGCGCCGATGGGCGCACCGGCTCTCCCATCGTCTGGAGCGGCACCGCCTGGGTGGCGTACCAAGATCTTGGCCCGTTCACTTTCAACCAGCGTCCGGAGGTCGAACGAGGCATGGGCTTCAAGCTCTCGCACTGGTGGAAGACCTACGACTGGATCACAGACAACGGGTACGACAACTTCGAAACCTGGATCGCCTGAATGTCTCTCTTCATTGAATCGGATCTGCGCCAGCGTGCGCGCGCTGGCACACCTGTATACAAGTCGGCTGGCGGCGTTCTTCAAGAACGCCTCCGCGTCCTCGCCAGCGTCGCTGAGTTCGACATCTTCCTGTCACACAGCTTCACCGACCAAGAGTTGATCCTGGGGATCATGATGTCGCTGGAGGACTTGGGATATAAGGTCTATGTCGACTGGGTGCACGATAGCCAGCTCAGTCGTGACCGGGTGACCACCGAGACAGCCCAGGTGCTGCGCAAGCGGATGGCAATGAGCAAAAGCCTTTTCTTCGCGACCACGGCCAACAGCAGCGCGTCGAAATGGATGCCCTGGGAGCTGGGTTTTATGGACGGCCGCAACGGCAAGGCGGCAATCCTCCCCGTCGCTCAGCAGAGCACGGGGTCCTACGCCGGCCAGGAGTACCTCGGTGTCTATCCATACGTTCAAAGGGCTCCCGCGAACGACAACCCTAGGCAGAGGCTGTGGATCCACCGCTCGCCGACCAACTACATCCTCTTCGATCAGTGGCTGCAAGGCCGTGAGCCCACGGAACGAAGTTGAGCCCATCAGCCGCCAGCCTAGCGTTTCGCGCGCGAAACGGCGGCGGAGCGCGGCGCCCCTCTGACCCCGAAGCCGGCCTCTATTTGGCAGTCCGCTTGCGCGCCGGCTTTGTTGGAGCCGGCGCCGGGGCCGTCGGAGGGGCGAGTCGCTCGAGGAGCCCATGAACGGTCACCGCTTCCGTACGGTACTGCGTGGCTTCCTGCCGGCTGGCCGCCAACTGATCGTGCAAGGCGCGTACCTGCTGCTCAAGCAACACCCTACTGGCCTGCTCGGCCTGGTGACCCGCTTCAGCGGCTTGGAGCTGCCCCGTCAACCTGGTGAACGCCTCGGTGTGCTCCAGCGAGGCCTGGCGCTCGCGAGACTCGGCTTGCGAAAGCTGGCTGCGCAAGGCCTCCGAGGCTTTATCGGCCTTGGCGCGCGCCTGGCGCTCCTGCTCGATCTCCAGCAGCGCCCGGCGCTCAGCGGCGGCGGCGCGCTCCTGAGCGGTGTCGACTGCCTCACGCGCCTTGGCCAGGTCAGCGCTGAAGCCCTCCTGCAGCCGCTGCTGCTGCGCGTGCCCTTGCTCAAGCTGTTCCTGAGCCTGCTGCAAGCGGGCCTGGGCGCCGGCGTGCGCAAGGCGTTCGGCTTCGAGCTCGAGCTGCACCTGCTGCAGCGCATGCCGAGCCAGTTCCAACTCACCCCGCAGCTGCTCGGCTGCCGCTTGGGCTTGAGCTTCCTGCTCGCGGCTCCTTTCCTGATCAGCCTGCAGCTCTAGCCGGATGGCGGCCAGATCGCTTCGTGCTGCGGCGGTGGCTTGCTGCCAGATCGCAGCGATCGCTTCGGCGGCCACCGTCTTGATCTCCGGCGGCAGGTCCGGGTGATCGATCTCGACCCGTGCTTTGACACGCAGCTCGTCCCAGAACTTGGCCAGAGCCTCGGCCGGCGTGCCCATCGTGCCCTTGCGGACGTACTGGTAGAGCTTGTTGGTTGTGGGCGTGATCCCGTACCGGAAGAACAGCAAGGCGCAGACTTCGCGGTACAACGCCTTCGTATCGCTGAAACGGGCCTTCAGCGCTTCGACCTCGGCAAGGATCTCGTTTTCGGTGCTCATGAATTGATACTACGGCGTAATGCGTTGGGTTATCAACTTTCTACGCAAAGCTATGGACATAAGTTCTCTTATGTCCATAATCGTCAGAAGTGCTTAGCCGAAAAATCGTGCAGTGCCTGACATCGCCCCAATCGACCAATTGTTGGTGCCTGAACACCTGGATGGCAGCACCGGCCGCAATCGCGGCACCGGGCGCATGCAGATCGGCGCGCAGGACGATCGCTCAGCGGTCATTGCCTGGCTGGCTCGCTACATCGACTCGCCCGCGACGCTGGCCAGCTACCGCAAGGAATCGGAGCGCCTACTGCTGTGGTGTGTGCTGCAGCGCAGCGTGGCGCTGTCAGATCTCACCCATGAGGACATGCTGATCTACCAACGATTCCTGGCGAATCCAGAGCCGCCGCATCGCTGGGTAATGGCACCAGGGCAAAAGCCCGCGCGCAGTTCGCCGGCGTGGCGACCATTTGCTGGGCCACTCAGCCCTCAGAGCTCGCGCCAGGCCCTCAGCATCATCAACAGCCTTTTCAGCTGGCTGGTGGAAGCCGGCTATCTGGCCGGCAACCCGCTGGCGCTTGCCCGGCGCCGGCACAGCCATCGGGCACCGCGAGTGACCCGGTTCCTGCCCATGGCGCACTGGAAGGAGGTGCGACAGACCATCGAGTCGCTGCCTACCGGCACCGAGCGCGAGCAGGCTCATGCGGCCCGGGTGCGCTGGCTGTTTTCGCTGCTGTACATCGGTGGGCTGCGCGTGACGGAAGTCTGCAACACCCCTATGTCTGGCTTCTTCTGCCGGCGGGGTGCCGACGGTACGGAACGCTGGTGGCTTGAGGTCACCGGCAAAGGCGGCAAGACTCGCCTGATTCCCGCCACCACCGAACTCATGGCCGAGTTGATGCGGTATCGGCGATCACGCGGCATGGCGCCTCTGGCCACCCATGACGAAACCACGCCGGTGCTGCTGCCGGTCATTGGACCGATCAAGCGGATGGCCCGCACTGCGGTGCATGAGATCGTCAAGGGGGTGATGCGTAGTAGCGCCGAACGTTTGCGACTCGCCGGCGATCCTCAAGCTGCAGCGGCCGCGGCGCACATCGAGCAGGCGTCGACGCACTGGATGCGCCACACCGCCGGCACGCATCAAACCAATCTGGTCGACCTTAAAGCGGTACGAGACAACCTCGGCCACGCCAACATCGCCACTACAAACATCTACGTGCACGCCGAAGACGACGCGCGGCACGACGCCACCTCAAGTGCTCATCGAGCAGGATGGCATGCCCAATAGCCCGATGGCGCTGGGCTGCGGTAGACGCAGTCCGTCTGCCTGGGCGACGCGATGCTCGCGCTGCTGCGCGGTGCCACGCACACCTGCGGCTCATCCTGGCGCGCCTGCGACGCTTTTGCTGACCCTGCTCTTAGGTGGCTGCACTGGTCGAATTGCTCGTCAGCTCCCGCTCAACGCTCAATGCGCTGGCTCAGGCCGGCGCGATCTGAGTTGCTTTGGGCCGACTAGGGATTCGCTGATCGGCTCCTGAGCAGCCGCAATCCGTTGCCAACCACCAGCAGGCTAGCCCCCATGTCGGCAAAGACCGCCATCCACATGGTGGCGTTGCCGAACACCGCCAGCACCAGGAAGACCGCCTTGATGCCCAGCGCCAGGCTGATGTTCTGCAGCAGGATCGAATGGGTTCGACGCGACAGCTCAATCGTCTCGGGAACGCGTTGCAAGTCGTCGTTCATGATGACGATGTCGGCCGCCTCCATCGCGGTATGCGTTCCCGCTCCACCCATCGCAAAGCCGATATCGGACCTGGCTAGTGCCGGGGCATCGTTGATGCCGTCGCCGGTCATCGCCGACAGGCCGTAGCCGGCTCGGAGCTCGTCGATGGCCTTGAGCTTTTCATCGGGTAGCAAGGGCCCGCGGATTTCGCTGATGCCGGCCTCCTTACCCACCGCCTCAGCGGTCAGCAGGTTGTCGCCGGTCAGCATCACCGGCAGCACCCCGAGCTCCCTTAGGCGCTCAACGGCGCGGCGTGAACTCGGCTTGATGCGGTCGGCAACTGCTATCAAGGCCAGCACCTGGTCATCCGATACCAAAAGGGTCACCGATCTGCCCTGCAGCTCATGCTGCTTCAGCCGCGCCTCTAGCGCCGCGCTGCACAGGCCCAGCTCCTCCACCCAGCGGTGATTGGCGAGCTTCAGTGCTCGCTGATCCACCAGCCCCTGAACGCCACGGCCAGGCTGGGCAGCGAAGGCGTCCACCGCCAGCTCGTGGACCTCAAGCCCTGCCGCGATGGCTTTGGACACCGGGTGATCGGAGCGCGACGCCAGCGCCTTGGCCCAGCTCTGAAGCGGCGCCACATCGGCAGAGGCTGCGACCGGCTCGAAGACCACCAACCGCGGCCTGCCCTCGGTCAGGGTCCCGGTCTTGTCGAGCGCCACCACCTTGAGTTTGCGCGCCTCCTCCAGGTAGGCGCCGCCCTTGATGAGCACGCCCCGCCGCGCCGCCGCCGCCAGGCCGCTGACCACGGTGACTGGCGTCGAGATGACCAAGGCGCAAGGGCAGGCAATGACCAGCAGCACCAGAGCCTTGTAGACCGCCTGCATCCAGGTCCAGTCCATCAACCAGGGCGTCAGCGTGGCCACCAACAAGGCCAGCACAAAGATCGTCGGCGTATAGACGGCGGCAAAGCGATCCACAAGACGCTGAGTTGGTGCGCGGCTGCCTTGGGCTTCCTCAACGGCTCGGATGATGCGGGCCAGCAACGTGTCGCTGGCCGGAGCGGTGGTCCGGATCTCCAGCGCCGCGGCCTGGTTGACCGTGCTGGCAAACACCTCGTCGCCCGGCTCCTTGTCCACCGGGATGCTTTCACCGGTGACGGCGGACTGGTCCACCGCACCCTGGCCTGCACTGACGACACCGTCCAGCGGGATGCGCTCCCCAGGGCGCACGCGCACGATGGAGCCAACTGGCACGCTCCTGGCTGCCAAGCGCTGCCAACTACCGTCGGCCTGCTGAACCTCGGCATCTTCGGGAGCCAGTGCCATCAGGCTTTTGATGGCATTGCGTGCACGATCAACCGCGCGCGCCTCGATCAGCTCGGCGAACGCGTAGAGAGCCATCACCATCGCGGCCTCTGGCCACTGGCCGATGAGAAAGGCGCCGGTGACCGCCACGGTCATCAGGGCATTGATGTTCAGGCGGCGGGCGCGCAGCGCGTACAGGCCCTTCTTGTAAGTGCCGAAGCCAGCGAGCCATATCGCAAACGCGGCAAGGGCCATCTTGGCGATGTCGAAGGACAGCGCGGCCGGTGCAAAGAACTCCAACAACTCGGCTGCAATGGCCAGGGCCAACGCCAGCCCGAGGCGCGCCATGCCAGAGCTCAGGCTGCCGTACTCGTCGGCTGCGTGAGCGTTCGCGTCCTGCCGCGCCTGTGCATCGGCGGCAGCCAGCTGAAGTGGCTCAAAGCCGGCCTTCTTGATGGCCACCTCAGCAGCTGCAATGCTGGCCGCGTCGCCGGATAGCGCCAAGGTCCGCCGGCCCAGATCGAAGCGAAGGCTACCGATACCGGCAATCGGTGCAAGGGCGTTGCGGATCTCGGACTCCTCGCTGGCGCAGTCCATGTTGGCGATACGCCAGACCGTGCCATCGAAGATGCCTGCACTCGTCGCAATGTCATGTGCGGGTGATGCGCTCGCTTTGCTGCAGCAGCTGCCAGGCTCGGACTTGGGGTGATGATCTTGGTTCATGCCGTGATTTCAATCCCTGAAGCCGCTACAAGGTCAAGCTCTCGGTGCGCGGTGGCGGAGAGGCCCCGAGATGACAAATTTGTCATGTGAGTGACGGACGCCTGTCGAGGCCCGATTTCTAGAGTGAGCTCCGTGTTGAAGCAGTGTTGCGCTCTGGTTGTCAGAGCCCTGCGCTCAACGAAGGAGAGCACCATGTCCGTCATCAAGTCATTGACCATCACTGCCGTTGCGGTCGCCGCATTGGTGAGCACGTCGCCAGTGCTGGCTTCTAAGCCGGAGACTTTTGCCAACGGGCGCTCGTGGTATGGCGTGCCCAGCAGCACGGAAGTCGCCACGCAGATGGTCGATGTGAAGAGCACGCGCGCCATCAATGTCAACTGCGGTGACACCGTCACCTTCCGCAGTGGCGACAAGAGCTTCAGCTGGCGCTTTGACGTCGCCAACCACCGAGCCGTCGACCTGCGCAAGATTGCCCCGACCGGCTTCGCCGTCGAGAAGCTGATGGTGTACGTGAGTCCCAGCGTGTACGAGCGGAACTGATCGCTGGTGACCAATCCGTGAGCAGCACTGAGCCAACCATGAGTTGGCCGCACCAGGAAGCCAGAAACGTCGAACGAAAGATCGATGTGCGGATGTTGCTTCCTTGAACACCCGCATTGAGCCTCGTCAGGTTCCCGCCCACGAGGCTTTTCATTGTTCCCGTCTTCCATGGAGTTTTTATGACGAAGAGATGGTTGGTAGCTTGTCCCCTGCTGGTGGCGCTGCCGTTCGGCGCCCAAGCGCAAAGCAGCGTGACCCTGTACGGCATCGTTGATGCGGCGGTTGCGCTGGAAGACACCGGTGAGCCAGGACGCGGCAGCCGCAAGGTGCTGAACTCCGGCAACCAGTCGAGCAGCCGGCTCGGGTTTCGCGGTAGCGAAGACCTTGGCGCGGGCCTCAAGGCCGTGTTCAATCTTGAATCTGGCGTCTCGCTGGACACCGGCGCGGCGGATTCCGCTTTCTTCGGTCGGCGTGCCGTGGTCGGGCTGGAGGGAGGCTTCGGCGCCTTGATGCTGGGCCGCGAGTA
Above is a window of Inhella inkyongensis DNA encoding:
- a CDS encoding SLOG domain-containing protein, translating into MGAIFLSASVPTRAPYDADCRPQEIQAAINALALVVLGRKKLVWGGHPAITPLLWSAAQAVGVECTEAVELFQSRLFEKVLPAENKHFAHVTMVDAVGTDQEASLLAMRKAMLASTTFEAAVFIGGMHGILDEHKLFTQYWPDAVCIPIAQTGGATAQLADQLQFKPPEDLAPLDFVALLYRGLGIRPSQKRKTHLDQRGNHGTSSGVL
- a CDS encoding TIR domain-containing protein; this encodes MSLFIESDLRQRARAGTPVYKSAGGVLQERLRVLASVAEFDIFLSHSFTDQELILGIMMSLEDLGYKVYVDWVHDSQLSRDRVTTETAQVLRKRMAMSKSLFFATTANSSASKWMPWELGFMDGRNGKAAILPVAQQSTGSYAGQEYLGVYPYVQRAPANDNPRQRLWIHRSPTNYILFDQWLQGREPTERS
- a CDS encoding CzcE family metal-binding protein — encoded protein: MSVIKSLTITAVAVAALVSTSPVLASKPETFANGRSWYGVPSSTEVATQMVDVKSTRAINVNCGDTVTFRSGDKSFSWRFDVANHRAVDLRKIAPTGFAVEKLMVYVSPSVYERN
- a CDS encoding tyrosine-type recombinase/integrase → MPDIAPIDQLLVPEHLDGSTGRNRGTGRMQIGAQDDRSAVIAWLARYIDSPATLASYRKESERLLLWCVLQRSVALSDLTHEDMLIYQRFLANPEPPHRWVMAPGQKPARSSPAWRPFAGPLSPQSSRQALSIINSLFSWLVEAGYLAGNPLALARRRHSHRAPRVTRFLPMAHWKEVRQTIESLPTGTEREQAHAARVRWLFSLLYIGGLRVTEVCNTPMSGFFCRRGADGTERWWLEVTGKGGKTRLIPATTELMAELMRYRRSRGMAPLATHDETTPVLLPVIGPIKRMARTAVHEIVKGVMRSSAERLRLAGDPQAAAAAAHIEQASTHWMRHTAGTHQTNLVDLKAVRDNLGHANIATTNIYVHAEDDARHDATSSAHRAGWHAQ
- a CDS encoding heavy metal translocating P-type ATPase, producing MNQDHHPKSEPGSCCSKASASPAHDIATSAGIFDGTVWRIANMDCASEESEIRNALAPIAGIGSLRFDLGRRTLALSGDAASIAAAEVAIKKAGFEPLQLAAADAQARQDANAHAADEYGSLSSGMARLGLALALAIAAELLEFFAPAALSFDIAKMALAAFAIWLAGFGTYKKGLYALRARRLNINALMTVAVTGAFLIGQWPEAAMVMALYAFAELIEARAVDRARNAIKSLMALAPEDAEVQQADGSWQRLAARSVPVGSIVRVRPGERIPLDGVVSAGQGAVDQSAVTGESIPVDKEPGDEVFASTVNQAAALEIRTTAPASDTLLARIIRAVEEAQGSRAPTQRLVDRFAAVYTPTIFVLALLVATLTPWLMDWTWMQAVYKALVLLVIACPCALVISTPVTVVSGLAAAARRGVLIKGGAYLEEARKLKVVALDKTGTLTEGRPRLVVFEPVAASADVAPLQSWAKALASRSDHPVSKAIAAGLEVHELAVDAFAAQPGRGVQGLVDQRALKLANHRWVEELGLCSAALEARLKQHELQGRSVTLLVSDDQVLALIAVADRIKPSSRRAVERLRELGVLPVMLTGDNLLTAEAVGKEAGISEIRGPLLPDEKLKAIDELRAGYGLSAMTGDGINDAPALARSDIGFAMGGAGTHTAMEAADIVIMNDDLQRVPETIELSRRTHSILLQNISLALGIKAVFLVLAVFGNATMWMAVFADMGASLLVVGNGLRLLRSRSANP
- a CDS encoding TIR domain-containing protein; the protein is MARVPVFYSFHFDNDVMRVQQIRQMGMIDGDEPVSKNDWETVKRSGAGAIERWIDDNMKYKRCVVVLIGTDTHSRPWVKHEIRKAWADKRGLLGIRIHNLKCPNQGTCAKGTNPFDQFNFHDGSGRVVVPPVYDPPAHDAYNHIKNNLAAWVEDAIARRQ
- a CDS encoding DNA-binding protein, producing the protein MSTENEILAEVEALKARFSDTKALYREVCALLFFRYGITPTTNKLYQYVRKGTMGTPAEALAKFWDELRVKARVEIDHPDLPPEIKTVAAEAIAAIWQQATAAARSDLAAIRLELQADQERSREQEAQAQAAAEQLRGELELARHALQQVQLELEAERLAHAGAQARLQQAQEQLEQGHAQQQRLQEGFSADLAKAREAVDTAQERAAAAERRALLEIEQERQARAKADKASEALRSQLSQAESRERQASLEHTEAFTRLTGQLQAAEAGHQAEQASRVLLEQQVRALHDQLAASRQEATQYRTEAVTVHGLLERLAPPTAPAPAPTKPARKRTAK
- a CDS encoding toll/interleukin-1 receptor domain-containing protein — protein: MAIAQAELLRAAQRQPVIKSQVRAGLQKTAFLCHSHRDEKLAEGLQSLLAEQGVQLYIDWKDASMPPEPNRETAARIQQRIKSCDWFLFLATANSMASRWCPWELGYADGQKQPDRIAVVQTSDSSTTHGNEYMQLYRRVDSNNAGQLLWLPAGGNQGQFVRSVPFL
- a CDS encoding TIR domain-containing protein, which encodes MARRCFFSFDYQDVADFRANVVRNHNVLKDGNGGFFDASIWEEAKTKGDAALKRLIDEALENTTATAVLIGTGTHSRRWVQYEIMKSIQRGNRLLGIHINGIRDRTGNSLPLGHDPFDHLALQISADGRTGSPIVWSGTAWVAYQDLGPFTFNQRPEVERGMGFKLSHWWKTYDWITDNGYDNFETWIA
- a CDS encoding toll/interleukin-1 receptor domain-containing protein, producing the protein MALYQCLVLGSPTAAQTAAFAATFDDCLGLFGLVRGRDYTIDRGISADFSASTATVAVFFGADGAGYPEADRLKRLGVPVVPVVSSAARVSAELPAELRGINAMFHDAADTNLRRVVTAALQCLGLLPAQRRVFVSYRREESADVALQLYEALSARHFDVFLDTHSVSVAADFQAALWHRLCDSDVLIMLDTPGYFSSRWTTAEWGRAIAKHISMLQLVWPAHTPARESNLATSKKLADVDFDGSRLTAAVVSEVALELERVRSVSVALRHSNMVGTLRSAIEDLGGSVEGVGQKRSVLLKLPSGNSLVAYPVVGVPTSLDVHDCIDLSDSRAAAVVYDHLGISEEWRRHLDWLAARVGAVKWLRSREADWQLADIEL